The DNA sequence CCCCATAATCCTTCATCCCCTCTTTGATGAACGCCATTTTCAATAACATTGAATTACTCACTAATTGCTTATCAAAAACTAATTCTTGATATAATTCAAAAGACTCCGTGTAGTGCTTCTGAGCGAACAAACTGTCCGCTTTTGCTAACTGTTCATTATCCGATTGTTTTCCAAACGATTGCGAAAACACACCAAAAAAAACTGTCAAAAACAAAATAATTTTCTTCACCAAACTTTGCGTTTAAAGACTAACCTACTACATTTGCATTCCAATTACGGAAAGATCGAAACAAAACGATCACTGCTTCAAATATGATGTATTGATCTCAGAATCCGAAATAAGCCTCGGATTTTTTATTGCTTTCTATTTTTCATCTCAGATTCGGTAGCTCAGCTGGTAGAGCATCTCCCTTTTAAGGAGAGGGTCCTGGGTTCGAACCCCAGCCGAATCACAGAAATAAATTTCTGTAAAGATCACAGATTGGCATAACTTTTTCTGCCTCTCTTTAGTCATATTTCAGACCAATAATTGATTCGGTAGCTCAGCTGGTAGAGCATCTCCCTTTTAAGGAGAGGGTCCTGGGTTCGAACCCCAGCCGAATCACTCCAAAATAATACTTGCGTAATAACGCACGATTCGGTAGCTCAGCTGGTAGAGCATCTCCCTTTTAAGGAGAGGGTCCTGGGTTCGAACCCCAGCCGAATCACTCCAAAATAATACTTGCGTAACAACGCACGATTCGGTAGCTCAGCTGGTAGAGCATCTCCCTTTTAAGGAGAGGGTCCTGGGTTCGAACCCCAGCCGAATCACAACCTAATAAATCCGTGTTAACACACACGATTCGGTAGCTCAGCTGGTAGAGCATCTCCCTTTTAAGGAGAGGGTCCTGGGTTCGAACCCCAGCCGAATCACATTGAAAGTCGATCTTTTTGATCGGCTTTTTTTGTTTACAAACGGGTTACATTCCTCCCTTCCGCAAAAGAAGCACCTCCACAAATGCGCCGTTGATAGGCTTTCGGCGAACGTTGGTTGAAAAATTTCACTCCCTTGAAAGCATTCCGATAGTTTTGAGTCCAAATTCAACCACACTATCAATATATGTATCGCTTTTTAACATTGGCCACTTTTTCGTGCCTCAGCCTATTGATCCCTATAATGGGGTTTGCCCAGAAAACACCGATCGATCAAAAGATAAAAGTTACCCACAATTACCTGGGACGAACAAAAAACCAAATTCTCCAGCACCTTATCGTTCATAAAAACCTTCGTAAAGATGGCCCTGAGAAGATTTTCTCCGACGAACTTACGGATATGAAATTCTATCGAAAAGCACCCATCAAGGAGGTTTTGGATGATTTATTTGAAGGGACTGACTTCCATTATAAACTGATGGCAGACCGCACGCTGGTCATCAGGAAAACAGATGTGAAGATTAATGCCCTGGATCAGATAGACGCCACACGAAGCAATTTCTCCTTATTGGGTACCGTCAAGGACTTCGTAACGGGGGAGCCCCTGCCCTATGCAACCATACAATTTGCTTATGGTACGGGCAAGGTGAGCAGCACAACCAACCTCGAGGGCTTGTTCAACCTCAAAAATGTTGCTTCGGACACGGTAACACTTTTGGTGAAATACCTCGGCTACCAGACGGTCAATTACAAACTCACCCCCGAGCGCATCAAAAATAATCATGTGACCATCCTGATGGAGAACGATGCCATGGAACTTGAGCAGGTGGTGATTTCCGATTTCAAAGAAAACCAGATTATGAAGCTCTCTGGCGAGCCTGGCCGAATGGCAATTTCCCCAGCACAGTTACGGGGGCTTCCGTCGTTGGGCGAGAAGGATATTTTCCGATCGCTTCAGCTTCTGCCAGGTATTAGCGGCACCAACGAAACAAGTAGTGGGCTTTATGTGCGCGGAGGAACGCCAGATCAAAACCTGATCTTACTGGATCACATCCCTATTTTCCATGTCGATCACCTTTATGGCTTCTTTTCGGCTTTCAATACACAGGCCCTGAAGGATGTTCAGGTTTACAAAGGCGGCTTTGGTGTTCCTTATGGCGGCAAAATGTCCTCTGTCGTGGATATCACTGGAAAGAAAGGAAATGCTGAATACTGGCAGGGGAATGTCAACCTGAGTGGACTCAGTGCAAGTGCTTTACTCGATGGGCCGATCAACAATGGAAAAGGCAGTGCCCTTATTGCCTTCCGACGTTCATTTCAGTCCTCTTTGTTCAATAATATCAATGATGTTTACGACAATGGCAATACCGTTGCGCCAACTCCTCCGGGTGGTGGACCAGGAGGCGGACGGCCTGGTGGTGGTGGCGGCGGTGGTCGTGTGCAATCTCAGCCTTCCTTGTATTTCTGGGATTTAAATGCCAAAGTGAGTCACCAGTTGGGGGAGAAAGATCAGCTTTCTTTTAGCTACTATCAGGGGAAAGATAATATGGACAACTCCCGTTCCTTCAGTATTTCGAGGCCAGGAACCGAGTCCGTCGATATTTCAGCAATTGATGAAAACTACTGGGGAAACATCGGCAGTAATATGCAATGGAACCGCCAGTGGAATCACCGCTTATTTTCTTCCCTGAATTTGAGCTATTCGCAGTACTTCAACAACCGCGAACGCAGTGCCAATGTGGGACGAAACGAGGAAGAGCCTCCAATGGATATTGAAAACAACAGTATTGAAGATTTGCGCCTGCAATGGGATTTTGATTATAACCTCAGTGACCGACATCAGTTAAAAATGGGTTCACAAATCGATTTTAACCGTGCGCAATACGAATGGTACAATCAGGACACCACCTATGCCGACCATCAGCTTCAGGGGAATACTTTTGCTTTCTACCTACAGGATGAATGGAAGATTGGCAGTGCCCTTAGCCTGACAGGAGGGCTGAGAACAACCTACTACGATATTACTGATCAGTTTTATTCTTCCGCACGGCTCTCTGCCCGGCTGAAGATCGCCCCGAACACCCACCTTAAAGGTGCTGTGGGCAATTACTATCAATTCAGCAGTCGCATTACCAGAGACAATATTGACGACCGCCCACGGGAATTCTGGCTGATTGCCGACGGCGACCATCTCCCTGTGGGGCAATCGACCCATTACCTTTTGGGCCTTACCCATGAATGGAATAATTTGGTACTGGATGCCGAGCTTTTTTATAAAACCATTGATGGCCTTTCAGAATACAGTTCCGCAGGTCCTGCAAATTCAGGCCGACCAGGCGGATCGATCGATATTGGCGAGGAGAATTTCTATCAGGGAACGGGCTACACACAGGGAATGGAATTGTTGCTTCAGAAAAAGGCAGGGAATTTCACGGGCTGGGTGGGCTACACCCTCTCCCAGGTCGTTTATGATTTTCCAGAACTGACGGATCAGCCATTCTATGCGCTGCACGATCAGACCCATGAATTTAAAATGGTGGGGAATTATAAATGGAACAGCTGGATTTTCGCGGGCTCGTGGATCTACGGAACAGGCAAACCCTATACCGCTGTACTGGGCAGTTACACCTCCACCCTGCCGGATGGCAGCCTGGATTACCACCCCATTCTGTCGGATAAAAATGAATACCGCCTGCCCGACTACCACCGTCTTGATGTCTCCATCACGCATGAATGGAAGCTGAGTCGCCGTTCTGCCCTTGATGTGGGCATTACCTTCTTCAATCTTTACAATCGGGATAATGTATGGTATAAGCAATACGACATTGTAGAGGGGGAACTCATCGAAACGGAAGTGAACACCCTGGGCTTCACGCCAAACTTTTTCATCAATCTGAAATTCTAACTATGCGCTATTTACTGATCATTTCCTGCCTTCTGTTTACTGCCTGCCAGCAGGTAGAGGAGTCTGATTTTTCCATCATGACCCTGCAGACCTATCTGTACCCCAATCAGAAAGCCAACTTACAATTCGCCTATTATGATTATTACGATTCACTGCCTCAGTTTCCTTCAAATATCAACCCTTCACTGCGTGTTGATGGCGAGGATTATGCCTTGATCCACCTTGACTCTGGGCACTTTCAGTCCGTAAATACCCTCCCTGCGAATGAAGCCTCAGTATTTGAAGTTGTGGCACTGGATGGCTCCCTGACCTCCACAGCCACCATGCCTGAAGCACTTGGATCCGTTGCGCTGATTGACAGCACCGAGCTTTACAAAGATCAATTTCACACTTTCATGGAGGCGAGAGCATACCAGAGGGCGACGGCACTGCAAATTTATGTTGAGAAAGCCAGTGGGCAGTATTATTACTATCAGATGAAACGCCCCGAGGAAGGGGAGTATATTTATGATGAAGACTATTGGGCGAGCGATGTGGATTTACCTTGTGGGGTCTCCGCTTCAGATTCCCTGTTTATTGATGGGGCTTACCTTGAAAAACTGGGCGAATATGAGCTGGTGGTGGCCTCCTGTTCCGATGAGTTTGTCCGTTATTTTCAGGGAGGAATAAACACAGGAAGTATCGACCCGAATTACTCCAACATCAGTGGTGGCGTGGGTGTTTTCACTGCCATGAATCCTGACACCCTTGTTTTCAGCCTGAAACGAAATACCGACAGCGAATCCTTGTGAGCAAGGTGGTAAATGCAGACAAAAAAAGGCCCCCATTACGGAGGCCTTTTTTTATTCTTGATCAGTGTTTTCAGTTTAAAGCCGTCAGTTCAACGGGCTTCATTTTCAGTATTTTTTCCGCAAACTCAAAAGAGGCCTTTTCAACCCCTTCAACATCTTTACTGAAACTGCGCCCCGCAATTACATGATTACCTGCATTGGGGAAAGCCACCTTTTGCTTAAGGGCTTCCGAAGTTCCAAGCTGATCATACATTTTCAGTACAGAAGCCACGTCCACCGTGGGGTCCTGATGCGCTTTATCTTTATAGTAGTAACCCACAAATGTCGGTTGCTTAATCTTCTCGAAAGTTTTCTTGGTCATGGTAGCATCCATGAGTGAACGCAGAGCCACCAGCGCCTCGATGCGGTATTTTTTATTCCAGTACCGATCCACTTCCTTGGTGCTGCCCTTGTCTTCGCGATATTTGCCTCCCAACACCAAACGGGCAATTTGAAGCCCCCAGGGTTTTGTCAGCAAAATCGATGATTTATCAACGATGTCCACATTGGGAGAATAACAGATCAAACCATCCACCAAATCGGGATTGTTTGCCGCAAGGTACAAGGCCAGCGTCCCCCCCGTAGAGGTACTCATCAGCAACACCTTCTTGCCCAGCTGGTGCCCAATGGCGATGGCACGTTTAGCGGAATTCACCAAGCCTTCAGGAGCCAGGTCCTTCAGTTCATTCTCCGAAGCCACCCCATGCGCCTGCAATCGTGCAAGGTAGAGGTTGCAACCGAATCTTTTGGCAAAATCGCGGTGGGTAGGGTTCCCTTCATATTTACTTGCTGAAAAGCCATGCAGGTACACCACACACCATTCCGTTTTTTCCTTCAGGCTGTCGTTTGCCCAGACAATTTCAGCCTCATTGTTCGGTTTGATATTTGGCACCGCCGCTTCGGCTTTTTTCACCACAGCCTCCACTTCAGAGGGCTGCATATCAGGCAAAAGCTTGATTTTCGGATCGAGCTTAGGCTTGGGACTTTGGGGCCCTATGAAATAAGCGCCAAAGAGCAATACCGCCAGCCCTCCCATTAAGAATTTTGATCGTCTGTTTATACTCATGGTGTATTGTTTATTTTTTCAGAAGTCGTTAGGTGGAATGTCGTTGGTCTACATGGGTTCAAACACAATGCACCAACAAAATAATATTTCTTTTACTTATTTACCACGGCTTTGCACCCGCGGAAAACATAAAGTAAAATAATACCCATTTATTTATTCAACTGCTCAAAAACCTCCTCACTAAAATCGGTCAACGAGTCCAGCAACACATCTGCCACCTGAAATCGCGGCTGATCCTTTAATTCTGCCTCAGGCACTCCTATGGCTGTCATCTTCGCTGCTTTTGCGGCCACCAAGCCGTAAAAAGAATCCTCAAAAACCAGGCATTCTTCGGGCAGTACGCCCATTGCTTTGGCCGTATTGATGAACACCGAAGGGTGTGGTTTGCCGTACTCCTCCTGCATCCCTGAACGCATCACCGTCAGATCGTCGGCAATTCCCATTTTCTTGACAAAAGAAGTAATCAAAGACATTGGCGAGGAGGAAGCCAGCGCCATAGGTATCCCCTGCTTATGAAAAAAGGCGATGGTCTTTTCAACACCAGGCATTGTGCCGCCCTTTTCCCACACCAGCCGATCTACTTCAGCAAGAATGTCGGCATTCACTTCTTCAATGGTACGGTCCCGCCAGGGGTACTTCCGTTGCCAGTAGGCAATCACTTCATCCATGCGAAGCCCCATGGTTTGCAGGGCCATTTCCCAGGTCATGGGCACGCCCAATTGATTAAAAATGGAAATCATCGCTTCCCTCCACAATGGCTCTGAATCAATCAGAAGGCCATCCATATCAAAGATTACTGCTTTTATCACTGCTATATCGTTATTTTTTTTACTGCTGAAGTGTCCTTGCTTGTTACGGCATTTAGGGTTTAGCGTACCGCTTCAATGAAGCGCGTGTTTAAAACTTAAAATTTGGAGTATTGTAGCAATGCTGAAGGAATATTTTGAGCGAATAGTATTGCTGAAAATAGTTCAAAATCAACTCCAATTATCCGAATTTCAGATAGGTAATAAATTGATAAACACGCCCTAAGGTGCACTTACTTTTTATAGTTTGCCAATACCTGCTGATAGTAAGCCTCATATTTAGGCAGAATATTCGAAATATCAAACTCCTTGGCACGGGCAAGTGCATTGGCTTTAAAAGTCGGCAGGTGGTCATCATCGAGGATCTTTTTAGCCTTCTCCACCATATCGTCGATATCGCCTATCGGAGATAAATAACCCGAATAGCCATCTTTGTTCAGCTCGGGAATTCCCCCAGCATCAGACGACAAAACGGGCACTTCGCAGGCCATAGCTTCAAGAGCGGCCAATCCAAAGCTTTCTTTTTCGGAAGGCATCAGGAATAAATCGGCGACAGAAAGGACCTCTTCCACGGCATCGAGTTTTCCGAGGAAACGGACATCCGCACAGGTACCGAGCTTACGGCAGAGGGCTTCCGCTTCTGGGCGGTCGGGGCCATCACCCACCATCAGTAATTTACAGGGCATGGATCTTCGCACCTGGTCAAAAACCCGAATCACATCATTGACCCTCTTTACGGAACGAAAGTTCGAGGTGTGCACCAGCAATTTTTCCCCATTAGGGCAAATGGCGGTTTTGAAGTGTTCTTTGGGTTGCTTCTTGAAGCGTTCCAGATCAATAAAATTGGGAAT is a window from the Persicobacter psychrovividus genome containing:
- a CDS encoding TonB-dependent receptor, whose product is MYRFLTLATFSCLSLLIPIMGFAQKTPIDQKIKVTHNYLGRTKNQILQHLIVHKNLRKDGPEKIFSDELTDMKFYRKAPIKEVLDDLFEGTDFHYKLMADRTLVIRKTDVKINALDQIDATRSNFSLLGTVKDFVTGEPLPYATIQFAYGTGKVSSTTNLEGLFNLKNVASDTVTLLVKYLGYQTVNYKLTPERIKNNHVTILMENDAMELEQVVISDFKENQIMKLSGEPGRMAISPAQLRGLPSLGEKDIFRSLQLLPGISGTNETSSGLYVRGGTPDQNLILLDHIPIFHVDHLYGFFSAFNTQALKDVQVYKGGFGVPYGGKMSSVVDITGKKGNAEYWQGNVNLSGLSASALLDGPINNGKGSALIAFRRSFQSSLFNNINDVYDNGNTVAPTPPGGGPGGGRPGGGGGGGRVQSQPSLYFWDLNAKVSHQLGEKDQLSFSYYQGKDNMDNSRSFSISRPGTESVDISAIDENYWGNIGSNMQWNRQWNHRLFSSLNLSYSQYFNNRERSANVGRNEEEPPMDIENNSIEDLRLQWDFDYNLSDRHQLKMGSQIDFNRAQYEWYNQDTTYADHQLQGNTFAFYLQDEWKIGSALSLTGGLRTTYYDITDQFYSSARLSARLKIAPNTHLKGAVGNYYQFSSRITRDNIDDRPREFWLIADGDHLPVGQSTHYLLGLTHEWNNLVLDAELFYKTIDGLSEYSSAGPANSGRPGGSIDIGEENFYQGTGYTQGMELLLQKKAGNFTGWVGYTLSQVVYDFPELTDQPFYALHDQTHEFKMVGNYKWNSWIFAGSWIYGTGKPYTAVLGSYTSTLPDGSLDYHPILSDKNEYRLPDYHRLDVSITHEWKLSRRSALDVGITFFNLYNRDNVWYKQYDIVEGELIETEVNTLGFTPNFFINLKF
- a CDS encoding alpha/beta hydrolase → MSINRRSKFLMGGLAVLLFGAYFIGPQSPKPKLDPKIKLLPDMQPSEVEAVVKKAEAAVPNIKPNNEAEIVWANDSLKEKTEWCVVYLHGFSASKYEGNPTHRDFAKRFGCNLYLARLQAHGVASENELKDLAPEGLVNSAKRAIAIGHQLGKKVLLMSTSTGGTLALYLAANNPDLVDGLICYSPNVDIVDKSSILLTKPWGLQIARLVLGGKYREDKGSTKEVDRYWNKKYRIEALVALRSLMDATMTKKTFEKIKQPTFVGYYYKDKAHQDPTVDVASVLKMYDQLGTSEALKQKVAFPNAGNHVIAGRSFSKDVEGVEKASFEFAEKILKMKPVELTALN
- the hxpB gene encoding hexitol phosphatase HxpB; this translates as MIKAVIFDMDGLLIDSEPLWREAMISIFNQLGVPMTWEMALQTMGLRMDEVIAYWQRKYPWRDRTIEEVNADILAEVDRLVWEKGGTMPGVEKTIAFFHKQGIPMALASSSPMSLITSFVKKMGIADDLTVMRSGMQEEYGKPHPSVFINTAKAMGVLPEECLVFEDSFYGLVAAKAAKMTAIGVPEAELKDQPRFQVADVLLDSLTDFSEEVFEQLNK
- the bshA gene encoding N-acetyl-alpha-D-glucosaminyl L-malate synthase BshA → MKIGIVCYPTYGGSGVVATELGKALSLEGHEVHFITYSQPRRLDFFNENLYYHEVGVRSYPLFKYPPYELALASKLVDVVKYEQLDILHVHYAIPHASAAFMAKQILATEGISIPVVTTLHGTDITLVGKDPTYTPVVTFSINASDGITSVSDDLRKDTLSHFDIQKPIEVIPNFIDLERFKKQPKEHFKTAICPNGEKLLVHTSNFRSVKRVNDVIRVFDQVRRSMPCKLLMVGDGPDRPEAEALCRKLGTCADVRFLGKLDAVEEVLSVADLFLMPSEKESFGLAALEAMACEVPVLSSDAGGIPELNKDGYSGYLSPIGDIDDMVEKAKKILDDDHLPTFKANALARAKEFDISNILPKYEAYYQQVLANYKK